A stretch of the Crocinitomicaceae bacterium genome encodes the following:
- a CDS encoding cytochrome C554 and C-prime, which yields MQLRKYFPYFILAITISGVVWISACNYENEQVIAYIPHDTVPLNKHWESPIPHLEIPEGLNSISAASCGACHQEIYHDWQKSTHAVAWQDYQFQVELEKNGIISCINCHIPLQDQQQFIVKGFIDGDYKKPVLEKNPHFDASLQQESITCATCHVRDGYVIGAIGNTQAPHKTKQDTSFLNEKLCMSCHNVVDQLNPVLVCTFETGDEWKNNWASKEGKNCISCHMPLTERPLVNGFEKKSGHFHHFPGSGIPKFMDTKVEGLTSLEFQVGQLRKTYTSKDTIIHQITLQNSFAGHSVPTGDPERYFIITFRLTNSQGEITKEETHRIGETWEWYPEAKKIDDNNLKPKESRQYLFRYQVKETGAYTLSVIVTKHRMTEENAIYHNLLEKYPIWIEVFRDEQNFSVQ from the coding sequence ATGCAATTAAGAAAATATTTTCCCTACTTCATACTAGCAATTACTATCAGTGGTGTAGTTTGGATCAGTGCATGCAATTATGAAAATGAGCAGGTAATCGCCTACATCCCTCATGACACAGTTCCATTAAACAAACATTGGGAATCCCCCATACCACACCTTGAAATACCTGAAGGATTAAATTCAATTTCAGCAGCAAGTTGTGGTGCCTGTCATCAAGAAATCTATCATGATTGGCAAAAAAGCACCCATGCAGTAGCTTGGCAGGATTATCAATTTCAAGTTGAATTGGAAAAAAACGGTATCATTAGCTGTATCAATTGTCACATCCCTTTGCAAGATCAACAACAATTTATTGTGAAAGGATTTATTGATGGAGACTACAAAAAACCGGTACTTGAAAAAAATCCTCATTTTGATGCTTCGTTGCAACAAGAAAGTATTACCTGTGCAACTTGTCATGTGCGCGACGGTTATGTGATTGGAGCAATAGGCAACACGCAGGCACCGCATAAAACAAAACAAGATACTTCATTTTTGAACGAAAAATTATGCATGAGCTGCCACAATGTGGTTGACCAGTTAAATCCGGTTCTGGTATGTACTTTTGAAACGGGTGATGAATGGAAAAATAATTGGGCAAGTAAAGAAGGTAAAAATTGTATTTCATGCCACATGCCATTAACAGAGCGTCCGCTGGTGAATGGATTTGAAAAAAAATCAGGACACTTTCATCATTTTCCCGGCTCAGGAATTCCAAAATTTATGGACACAAAAGTTGAAGGACTCACAAGTCTTGAATTTCAGGTTGGACAACTTAGAAAAACATATACTTCAAAAGACACAATCATTCATCAAATCACATTGCAAAACAGTTTTGCCGGACACTCTGTTCCTACCGGAGATCCTGAAAGATATTTCATCATTACATTTCGTTTGACAAATTCTCAGGGAGAGATTACAAAAGAAGAAACGCACCGCATTGGAGAAACTTGGGAATGGTATCCGGAGGCAAAAAAAATTGATGATAATAATCTCAAGCCAAAAGAATCACGTCAGTATTTGTTCAGATATCAAGTGAAAGAGACCGGGGCTTATACACTAAGTGTTATCGTAACAAAACATCGTATGACTGAAGAAAATGCAATCTATCATAACTTGCTTGAAAAATATCCTATTTGGATAGAAGTATTCCGTGATGAACAAAATTTTTCAGTGCAATAA
- a CDS encoding DUF3365 domain-containing protein → MFLSINTKNFIVISGIWIIQLLGSCADTNKSTIEKEDISKALAEDSIQRNVFLEQSKIIGNQVNTTLVTALTNAIGAHGLEGAVDFCSLNAVSITDSISTSQHMNIQRISHKARNQNNEASAIEKYIISQYALEKDMNKTPIVLSGADGYTFYAPIYIAGPLCLNCHGNIGTEISEPLNEHIKQKYPNDKATGFELNEIRGLLRIKQN, encoded by the coding sequence ATGTTTCTTTCAATAAACACCAAAAATTTCATCGTCATTTCAGGTATTTGGATAATACAATTATTAGGGAGTTGTGCAGATACAAATAAATCAACTATAGAAAAGGAAGATATTTCAAAAGCCCTTGCTGAAGATTCCATTCAACGAAATGTCTTTCTTGAACAAAGTAAAATAATAGGCAACCAGGTAAACACAACATTAGTTACTGCGCTCACAAATGCCATAGGCGCTCATGGTCTTGAAGGTGCTGTTGATTTTTGCTCGCTTAACGCAGTTTCAATCACAGACAGCATTTCCACAAGTCAGCACATGAATATTCAAAGAATTTCACACAAAGCCCGTAATCAAAACAATGAAGCGTCAGCAATTGAAAAATATATTATATCACAATATGCCCTTGAAAAAGACATGAACAAAACTCCTATTGTGCTTTCAGGGGCTGATGGTTATACCTTTTATGCGCCCATTTACATTGCCGGTCCGCTGTGTTTAAATTGTCATGGAAATATTGGCACAGAGATAAGTGAACCCCTCAATGAACATATAAAACAAAAATATCCGAATGATAAAGCAACCGGATTTGAATTAAATGAAATACGCGGTTTGCTGAGAATCAAACAAAATTAA